One Entelurus aequoreus isolate RoL-2023_Sb linkage group LG09, RoL_Eaeq_v1.1, whole genome shotgun sequence genomic window carries:
- the sfr1 gene encoding swi5-dependent recombination DNA repair protein 1 homolog, whose product MAVTPKNVEFESVCSSQSVSETSPHDPAETPHQKLSASLKERLKRSRRSFTSPFRAAKRLCVDEEDGQALATDSQTTYNNTNAPLVSSPADIKGQEARPRGERFSGTSPGPSEDLAQQRERLSREVKDRTETLRRLKMVKMYRSKNDLGQLQTLVDKWRSCAQEALYQLQSDVPVDGRKASLSELIDLFGLDENILHFDRTEDDFLNRISKHTLDGRRNL is encoded by the exons ATGGCGGTCACACCGAAGAATGTCGAATTCGAGTCCGTGTGTAGTTCACAGTCCGTGTCGGAGACCAGCCCTCATGACCCCGCGGAGACG CCGCACCAGAAGCTCAGCGCCTCCCTCAAGGAGCGTCTGAAGAGGTCACGGCGCTCCTTCACCTCGCCATTCCGCGCGGCCAAGCGCCTTTGTGTGGACGAGGAAGACGGCCAAGCGCTCGCAACAGATTCCCAGACGACGTATAACAACACAAACGCTCCACTCGTCAGCTCGCCCGCTGACATCAAGGGGCAGGAAGCCAGACCGAGGGGTGAAAGGTTCTCCGGGACGAGTCCTGGACCTTCTGAAGACTTGGCACAACAAAGGGAGCGACTCAGCCGGGAGGTGAAGGACAGGACGGAGACGTTGCGTCGACTTAAGATGGTGAAGATGTACAGAAGCAAG AACGACCTGGGCCAGCTCCAGACCTTGGTGGACAAGTGGCGGAGCTGTGCCCAGGAGGCGCTCTATCAGCTCCAGTCGGACGTCCCGGTGGACGGACGCAAGGCCAGTCTCTCCGAGCTCATCGACCTCTTCGGACTGGATGAGAACATTCTGCACTTTGACCGCACGGAAGATGACTTCCTAAACAGGATCTCAAAACACACATTAGATGGACGAAGAAACCTCTAA
- the LOC133657643 gene encoding uncharacterized protein LOC133657643, with translation MSNRAKKEEQRKEDLAASTIMATLTTMLADHKTSLSSEFNSAFSKLNNTLDCIQTTLLENQKRLSSLELFADTTSQDMLAMNTKLTFVTEENARLKAKLIDLESRSRRNNIRIVGVPENIEGPNPTTFFSQLLVEVLGEHTLSSTPELDRAHRSLTAKPGPGERPRAIVICFHRFQTRELVVREARKRRGKLRYKDSPIHIFEDYCPEILEQRAVYRDVMRDLYNLGLKPALHYPAKLMVSTEGGKRRRLASLKDAQDFVKSHNQRSQEHSKE, from the coding sequence ATGTCTAACAGAGCCAAAAAGGAGGAGCAAAGGAAGGAGGATCTGGCGGCAAGTACCATCATGGCTACGCTAACTACAATGCTAGCGGACCACAAGACTTCTCTCTCGTCGGAGTTTAACTCCGCCTTTTCCAAACTCAACAACACGCTGGACTGTATTCAGACCACACTTCTGGAAAACCAGAAGCGTCTCTCCTCACTAGAACTGTTTGCCGACACAACCAGCCAGGATATGCTGGCTATGAACACCAAGCTAACATTCGTAACCGAGGAGAACGCGAGGCTAAAAGCTAAGCTAATAGACTTGGAGAGCAGAAGTCGTCGGAACAACATAAGAATTGTCGGCGTACCCGAAAACATCGAAGGTCCAAACCCAACAACGTTCTTCTCTCAACTGCTGGTCGAAGTCTTGGGTGAACACACGCTGTCGTCGACCCCGGAGCTGGACCGTGCCCACCGCTCGCTAACAGCAAAGCCAGGCCCCGGTGAGAGACCGCGTGCTATCGTGATATGCTTCCACCGATTCCAGACGAGGGAGCTGGTGGTGCGGGAAGCTCGGAAACGCAGGGGCAAACTAAGGTACAAGGACTCACCGATACACATCTTCGAAGACTACTGCCCTGAAATACTGGAACAGCGGGCCGTGTACCGGGACGTCATGAGGGATCTCTACAATCTGGGCCTCAAACCAGCACTCCACTATCCGGCCAAGCTAATGGTTTCAACCGAAGGTGGAAAGAGACGACGACTCGCATCTCTCAAAGACGCCCAAGATTTCGTCAAATCCCACAATCAACGCAGCCAAGAACATTCAAAAGAGTAA